The Arcanobacterium pinnipediorum genome includes the window GATACCGCGCCGTCTACGATTGTTTCGCGAGCATCCACGATTGCCGCAGCTTGCTGGCGCTGTAGCATTGCTTGGGCGATTTCAGGAGCGTAAGAGAGAGAAGAAATGCGCGTCTCCACGATTTCTAAGCCGGCAACGCTCACTCGTTCGGCAACTTCATTAGCTAGTTCGATGCTGATATCTTCGGTAGATCCGCGTAGTGAGGAGCGGCCATCTACTGGGAAATCGTAAGGGTGCTGGGTGGCAATGTGCCGGAGCGCTGATTCGGACTGGGACTTAATAAATTCTACGTAGTTCTCCACAGAGAATTGCGCTTTAGCGGTATCAGCTACTTGCCAGACGACGATCGCAGCAATATTAATCGGATTACCGCTGTAATCGTTGACCTTTGTCTCGTTGGTCTCGAAATTGCGTACTCGCACCGAGACTTTCTTACGACTTGAGAGTGGGTAGGTGAAGCCAAAACCGGTGATGCGGATAGTTCCTTTGTAGGTACCAAAGAGTTGGACGACGCGTGATTCTCCGGGGGAGATGACGATGAAGCCACTTAGCATTATGACACTGACTAAGATTACGATCGCACAACCTGCCATGATGATACCCGTCAGGGTGGTGGCGCTACCAGAATCTTGCGCGATGGCTCCTTGGATAAAGAACCACGAACTTACAATGATAGCTGCGATGACGATGAAGAGCGCAACTATCGCGAGACCAGTTGGCAGGCACCACGCTCGCTTTTCCGTTACATCAACTCTGATGCCGGAGTGTCCTACCGGATCGGCTGCTACCTTCACTGTTGGAGTGGTGCTCATAATAAAATCCTATCCTCGTAAAAGTGATATTAAAATGATATCACTTTTACGAGGATAGGCAAGGTGTCCACATCAAGTTCACGCACTTGGAAGTGTGACTAACGATTTTAGCCTCCAAACCAGCAGTGAACTTGGCGTGTTTTAATTCCTAGTGCTTGTGTGTAGCTGTGCGCATCGGTTTTACGTCAGGATCGATAAACCCTAAATCCTCGGCAGTTTCTGGAATTTCATTGGTCAACCAACGTGCCGTATCGTCGTCGGCGTGCTGACGTACAATCGTGCGGAACTCGCCCATCTCGAAGTACAAGCAATTGGTAAGCGGATTGCGCTTGTGCTTAATGATCTTATACAACCAGTAGATAAACAAACCAATATTGAACAGCAATGCTGCCCAAGCGCAGACGATATTAGCAACTGGATTCATGGTGGCGTAGTTCGTCATTGAGCTTGGCTTAACCAGCAGCTCGGGCAGTAAATTATTGGCTGCAATCCAGAACATCAATGTAAAGCATCGGAACCAAATCCACTGACCTTTAGCCCAAGTGAAGGCAGGAATCGTACACGCCAGAAGCAAAGCGAAGGTGCAATACCAGGTGTAGTCAGCAAGAGCGTTATACAAGAACGCATGGTTCCACAAATCGTAGGCAATGACCCATGGCCAAACCATATCCACCCAGATAAGTCCGCGCACCTGCTTCTTGCCGTTCGCCGTCGTCGTCTTCGATTCTGAGGTGACGAAGATCTTACCCAAACCGGTAATCGTAATAATATTGAGCAAACCTGCAAGTGCGGAAACGATGTTCCAGTGCCCGCCAATGGTGCGGAATCCAGTGGCTGGATCAATGCCGACGTGATTGGCTTCGAAGTTAGCTGCCAGAGCTTGATACCATTCGGCGGAATGCAGCGGTGCAGTTATGCCACGAGATTCAGGCAAGCCGTTAAGGACGTCAATCGAATGGGAGGCGTTGATGTCTTGCAAACATTGTGGGCTTGCTGCACACGCATAGTAGGAATCAGCTTGGAAGAAAATAGTAATATCGCGGATATTGGCTTCCATGATATTAACTGCTAATCCTAGCCAGAGCGCAATCCCCATCCATAGTGCGTATTTGCGTGCCTTGTCCGGATGGCGTTTGCCAAACACCAACAGGTAACCAGTCATTGTTGCCGTGGCGATCATGATGACGAACTTGCCAAATGGGAACCAGCCCACCATAGGTACTCCATGGATGATCACGTACGGCATCACCGCAATACCGCCGATAGTCCATAGTGTGAAAATGGTCCAGTTCCACCGGCGATTGATTTCAGCTACAGCGATCTGGGCAACGAGAACAATCACCCAGAAAATATAAACTGCGGGAGTTCCGATTTCCCATAGGAATAGTGACGACATGAGATGTCCTTTGTTCGTATATTGCGGAAAAATGGGCGTCTTATCCGATACATCTCTGTATCGAGTAGGACTTAATCCTCAATATTAGCGTGAAAAATTTGAGATACTGGAGACTAACGTCACAGAGTAGTGACTGGTCGTATTTTTACGACGGAACAACGAAGGAGAATCGATGAAAACGTCATCGTGGATGAAGCTCGGTGGAGCTGCAGCGCTCACCGGCCTTAGCGGACTGGTGGCTTTTAGCCAGTTCAGCGGAAAAGCTACCAAAGAAGAGCAAGAATGGGTCTACCCCGGCGATGATCTGATTGATGCCAACTATGAAAATGGCTATTCATCAACATACGCTATCGATATTGATGCTCCAGCTTATGCTGTTTACCGAATTTTCAAGCAGATTGGTGCAGACAAGTCCGGTTCGTTCAGCTCTGAATTCCTTGAGCGAACCTTTGCTCGGCTACCATTCTTTAACTCCTATGAGATTCAGGAAGAATTCCAACAGCCAGACTCAATGATGCCCGGTGACGTTGCCGCCTTCGATTTTCACGGAATGTCGATGGAATGGGCAGATATTGTTCCCGGAAAGTACATGGTGCAGTGGGTTGATACCAAGAACCCTCCAGCCGCGCCAGGTTCTTACGCATTCCGGTTCCCATTCATGAAGCACTTTGCTGCGGCATGGTGTTTCTACTTTGTTCCGCTCAAAGGAGATCGGTGCCGTCTGATTAACCATTGGCGTATCGGTTTCGAGCCAGATAACCCGACGATTTCAGCCATCAACTGGATCAATATTGAGCTCATTGGTGGGGTGATGACTCACCTGCAAAACCTCTACGTCAAGCGTGTGGTGGAATTCCGCAAGAAGCAACAACACACCGGGAAGATGATGCGCGGTATTCTAGGTGGCCGTTGGTTTAATACTGGTACACCAGCTGGACGCTGGGATGGTACGCCGCTGTTCGAAGAGACCTACACCCAGTGGATGCGATACGGTCGCCAAGCCCCGGCGGTAGCCGAAATTCGTGAACCTGTTACGGATAACCCACAATGGCCACCGACGGGTCCAGGCACACCATGGGCTGATATTGTCGACGAAGATTACTTCACTGATTGGGAAGAGCCAGAATTTTCTTGGGACGAACAGATTCGACAGAAGCGGGAAAAGACCTACCTCAAGGGGTGGGGCAAGAAGAAGCCTTCTGCAGAACAGTGAGCGACTAAGTAGTTAAACTGCGACCCAAAGTGGGTGAATGTCAAGAGGCATTCACCCACTTTTAGCTTTATCGTGGCTCTGAGATCTTGTAGGAGGAATGTGTGGTCGGGCTGTGGGCAGTGGATGCGGTTGAGCTACGGGCGGTAAATATGGTGGTTGAAATGCAAGGCGTGAAGTGAAGTAGCTAGTTTGTTGCCTAGCAACGAAAACGGAACCGGGTAAATCTAAGTGAAATACCGGTTCCGTTTTCGGCACAAGTGCCACTATCGGGTTGTCGTTATATTAGCGTTTCGGTCGCATTCCCTTACGGTGCTTTGCAACTTTACGGTAGTGCAGTTCTTCTGGGGTCTTTCCCAGACGGTGTGCAATCTGCTCCTTATCTTCGTCGGAGGCAAAAGAGCGAACGAGTTTGGCATATTCGGGTGTATCGGAATAAATCTCGACTTTAAACGGATTGCGCTTGAGGGTGACAATGCGATAGAGGTGGTAGCCAAATACCCAGACATTGACCACAAGTGCAAGGAATGAGAAGAGGAACAGTGCGCTTTCGTTATGTGCTGAGCGATGAGCGAAGATTGAATCATGCATGAAGTGGGGGAAGGTCAGTACGACGGCAGACCATAACGTTAGTGTGTAGGCGCGGAATTGGATCCACGATCCACGCAAACTAGGCAGAAGGGCTGGGATCGTACATGAAGCCAATAGCGCTATGCCAGAATACCAGGCACGGTCAGAC containing:
- a CDS encoding DUF5692 family protein, whose translation is MSSLFLWEIGTPAVYIFWVIVLVAQIAVAEINRRWNWTIFTLWTIGGIAVMPYVIIHGVPMVGWFPFGKFVIMIATATMTGYLLVFGKRHPDKARKYALWMGIALWLGLAVNIMEANIRDITIFFQADSYYACAASPQCLQDINASHSIDVLNGLPESRGITAPLHSAEWYQALAANFEANHVGIDPATGFRTIGGHWNIVSALAGLLNIITITGLGKIFVTSESKTTTANGKKQVRGLIWVDMVWPWVIAYDLWNHAFLYNALADYTWYCTFALLLACTIPAFTWAKGQWIWFRCFTLMFWIAANNLLPELLVKPSSMTNYATMNPVANIVCAWAALLFNIGLFIYWLYKIIKHKRNPLTNCLYFEMGEFRTIVRQHADDDTARWLTNEIPETAEDLGFIDPDVKPMRTATHKH
- a CDS encoding SPFH domain-containing protein gives rise to the protein MSTTPTVKVAADPVGHSGIRVDVTEKRAWCLPTGLAIVALFIVIAAIIVSSWFFIQGAIAQDSGSATTLTGIIMAGCAIVILVSVIMLSGFIVISPGESRVVQLFGTYKGTIRITGFGFTYPLSSRKKVSVRVRNFETNETKVNDYSGNPINIAAIVVWQVADTAKAQFSVENYVEFIKSQSESALRHIATQHPYDFPVDGRSSLRGSTEDISIELANEVAERVSVAGLEIVETRISSLSYAPEIAQAMLQRQQAAAIVDARETIVDGAVSMVEMALDQLEQKNIVDLDPERRAAMVSNLLVVLCSDGQTQPVINAGGLYQ